In Chroogloeocystis siderophila 5.2 s.c.1, one DNA window encodes the following:
- a CDS encoding cation:proton antiporter translates to MEILQFYQVTFSTFVQASWLSTQNTGRSLVEFFRPSILTGPITDPVPVFLIIMAIMLVAPLLFERIKLPGIVGLILAGLVVGPYGLGLLERDSTIVLLGTVGLLFLMFMAGLETSLDDLKYNADKAVIFGLATFAIPMLLGTGSMLLLGYGLLASILVASCFASHTLVALPIAMRLGVMRTQAVTTVLGGTLITNVLALLVLAVVVRAHQGSLTLGFWLFLIPALTIYTFATLWGVPKVGRWFFRRFGHDESAEFTFVVATLFIVSYVAELIEIEPIIGAFLAGIAISQLIPQLSPLMNRIQFIGNTLFIPFFLISVGMLINPAILLGEPRSLLVAGVMTAVAIVAKFLPAWGTGKIIGLPFPSIMLVFGLSVAQAASTLAAITVAFEIDLVDQLTVNGTIAMILVTCIASPWITTRWGHTVKPDTVTPTVETTHIGDRILVPVANPSTEDHLLKLAITLAKKSGGTLLPLHILTDSSGLITAEKRINQQQLLAKAETIAHAAVTSVETIGRVDDSIEKGILRAAQERDANLIVCGWKGYSSYRDNFFGSVIDNIIRQATIPVLVARFTQPIRNTNRVILALTDLDFASSQLQKTIALAETLADELKATLKVLHVTRSSRRQAPKVPPDLQTEAPIEHVRGNFVTRVARMLQPDDLLVLTSGNHPDILSMRMLGTEPEVIARTHPEISIIVLHFPR, encoded by the coding sequence ATGGAAATTTTGCAATTTTATCAAGTAACATTTAGCACATTCGTGCAGGCGAGTTGGTTGTCTACGCAAAATACAGGGCGATCGCTTGTTGAATTTTTTCGTCCCTCAATCCTCACAGGTCCAATTACCGATCCTGTACCTGTCTTCCTGATTATCATGGCAATCATGCTCGTTGCGCCGCTCTTATTTGAGCGAATCAAGCTACCTGGAATTGTCGGTTTAATTTTAGCAGGATTAGTCGTAGGTCCTTATGGGCTTGGACTCTTAGAACGCGATAGCACAATTGTTTTACTCGGTACCGTAGGATTGCTATTTTTGATGTTCATGGCTGGTTTAGAAACAAGCCTTGACGACTTAAAGTACAACGCGGATAAAGCTGTCATTTTTGGCTTAGCAACATTTGCGATTCCCATGCTGTTAGGAACTGGGAGTATGTTACTCCTCGGTTATGGGTTACTCGCATCAATTCTTGTTGCGTCTTGTTTTGCTTCGCATACGCTTGTTGCGTTACCGATCGCGATGAGATTAGGAGTGATGCGCACGCAAGCGGTTACAACAGTTTTGGGAGGAACTTTGATTACAAATGTTCTAGCCCTCCTGGTTTTAGCTGTTGTTGTTCGCGCGCATCAAGGAAGCTTAACATTAGGTTTTTGGTTGTTTTTAATTCCCGCTTTAACAATTTATACTTTTGCGACTTTGTGGGGAGTCCCTAAAGTTGGACGCTGGTTTTTTCGACGGTTTGGACACGATGAAAGTGCCGAATTTACATTTGTTGTCGCAACGTTATTTATTGTATCTTACGTAGCAGAATTAATTGAAATCGAACCAATTATTGGCGCATTTTTAGCAGGAATTGCCATCTCGCAGTTGATTCCGCAATTGAGTCCGTTGATGAACCGCATTCAATTTATTGGCAATACATTATTCATTCCCTTTTTTCTGATTTCTGTAGGAATGTTGATTAATCCTGCCATTTTGTTAGGCGAACCGCGCTCTTTATTAGTAGCAGGAGTCATGACTGCTGTTGCGATTGTTGCCAAATTTTTACCTGCATGGGGAACCGGAAAAATCATTGGCTTGCCATTTCCTAGTATTATGTTAGTATTTGGGCTTTCTGTAGCGCAAGCGGCGTCAACTTTAGCAGCAATTACGGTTGCGTTTGAAATTGATTTAGTCGATCAGTTAACAGTAAATGGTACGATCGCAATGATCTTGGTAACGTGTATCGCGTCTCCTTGGATAACAACACGTTGGGGGCACACAGTCAAACCGGATACTGTTACGCCTACAGTAGAAACAACGCACATAGGCGATCGCATTTTAGTTCCTGTTGCTAACCCTAGTACCGAAGATCATCTCCTGAAACTTGCGATAACTTTGGCGAAAAAAAGTGGTGGTACGTTGCTACCCTTACACATTCTCACCGATAGCAGTGGATTAATTACCGCCGAGAAAAGAATCAACCAACAACAACTCTTAGCCAAAGCAGAAACCATCGCCCATGCGGCTGTGACATCGGTTGAAACGATTGGACGGGTTGATGATTCAATTGAAAAAGGAATTCTCAGAGCAGCACAAGAGCGCGATGCTAATTTAATTGTGTGTGGATGGAAAGGCTACTCTAGCTATCGCGACAACTTTTTTGGCAGTGTGATCGACAATATTATCCGTCAAGCAACTATACCTGTATTAGTCGCGCGATTTACCCAACCAATTAGAAACACAAATCGCGTCATCCTAGCATTAACTGATTTAGATTTTGCTTCATCTCAATTGCAAAAAACAATTGCTTTAGCCGAAACTTTAGCCGACGAACTCAAAGCAACGTTAAAAGTATTGCACGTCACTAGAAGTTCCCGCCGCCAAGCACCTAAAGTTCCACCCGACCTGCAAACGGAAGCCCCAATTGAACACGTACGTGGTAACTTTGTCACCCGTGTTGCCAGAATGTTACAACCTGATGATTTACTCGTTCTGACTTCGGGAAATCACCCTGATATTTTAAGTATGCGGATGCTAGGAACAGAACCTGAAGTTATTGCCCGCACTCATCCAGAGATTTCAATTATTGTACTGCATTTCCCACGATAG
- a CDS encoding glycogen debranching N-terminal domain-containing protein, which produces MRITVGPPILTINHGGTFMVTDLDGQIQQDGFLGIFAEDTRFLSYYACYANGSSWVRLRSTTTTYYASRVYLTNPEILTEDGAIQQNSLSLIISRTVEHGIHEDLDLTNYGLKPAKFTLEIALRSDFADIFEVSSGKYVRRGCLETNWDIEKKELHTSYKNKDFFRSLIYQPRNYDSQPHYANGRINYEIALKPGESWHACGNYILVENDRKREPIHICYYKAVDEEVNTELEHLYRHWLETVTEVTVSNEEVYRAYRQSVSDTGALRLYDYDFGPDEWLPAAGVPKFVTLFGRDSLIATLQNMITHPGFARGTLKKLAQLQATEMDDWRDAQPGKILHEIRKGELAHFQKIPHTPYYGTADATTLYLIVLHEAWKWTGDDSLLHDYRDTILQCLEWIDRYGDLDGDGFQEYQMRSPSGIENQGWKDSGDAIVYPDGSQVKAPKALCELQGYVFDAWMRMAEIFNYLDEGDRADRLRNKAAKLRAQFEATFWCEDIGFYAFTLDPDKKPVRTIASNPGHCLWSGIVSRERAAQVVQKLLAPDMYSGWGIRTLSANNPAFNPFSYHRGSIWPHDNGIIALGFKRYGFTEETARLARDLFEATSYFASYRLPELYSGVERSPGAFPVPYIEANVPQAWAAGSIFHLLQAILGLQADAPHKCLYVDPCLPHWIPEITLSRLEVGDACIQLRFWLEDKVTRWDATLQKGEIEVKQQAWQPWKVEAS; this is translated from the coding sequence ATGCGCATCACCGTCGGTCCACCTATTTTAACGATTAATCATGGCGGTACATTTATGGTTACTGACCTTGATGGTCAAATTCAACAAGATGGTTTTTTAGGGATTTTCGCTGAAGATACGCGTTTTTTAAGTTATTACGCCTGTTATGCTAATGGTAGTTCGTGGGTACGTCTGCGCTCAACAACAACAACATATTATGCCTCACGAGTTTATTTAACGAATCCAGAAATTCTTACTGAAGATGGGGCAATTCAGCAAAACTCGCTATCTTTAATTATCAGCCGTACCGTCGAACACGGAATTCATGAGGATTTAGATCTAACCAATTACGGACTTAAACCAGCAAAATTCACATTAGAGATTGCGCTACGCTCTGATTTTGCGGATATTTTTGAAGTTTCTTCAGGAAAGTATGTGCGGCGGGGATGCTTAGAAACAAACTGGGATATCGAAAAAAAAGAACTGCATACAAGTTACAAAAATAAAGATTTTTTCCGTAGTTTAATCTACCAACCGCGTAACTACGACTCGCAACCGCACTATGCAAATGGTCGGATTAACTATGAAATCGCGCTAAAACCAGGTGAAAGCTGGCACGCTTGTGGAAACTATATTTTGGTTGAAAATGACCGCAAGCGCGAACCGATTCATATCTGTTACTACAAAGCCGTTGATGAGGAAGTTAACACCGAGTTAGAACACCTGTATCGCCATTGGTTAGAGACTGTTACAGAAGTGACAGTCTCTAACGAAGAAGTGTATCGAGCATATCGGCAATCGGTCAGCGATACAGGAGCATTACGATTGTATGATTATGACTTTGGTCCTGATGAGTGGCTACCAGCGGCGGGGGTTCCGAAGTTTGTGACACTATTTGGACGCGACAGTTTAATTGCGACGCTGCAAAACATGATTACTCACCCTGGTTTTGCGCGCGGAACTTTAAAGAAACTCGCGCAGTTGCAAGCCACGGAAATGGACGATTGGCGTGATGCTCAACCAGGCAAAATCTTACACGAGATTCGCAAAGGAGAACTCGCACATTTTCAAAAGATTCCACATACACCTTATTACGGTACAGCAGATGCAACAACTTTGTATCTAATTGTGCTGCACGAGGCTTGGAAATGGACAGGTGACGACTCCTTATTGCATGACTATCGCGATACGATCTTGCAATGCTTAGAGTGGATTGATCGCTATGGCGATCTTGATGGTGATGGATTTCAAGAGTATCAAATGCGATCGCCTAGTGGAATCGAAAACCAAGGTTGGAAAGATTCAGGAGATGCGATTGTTTATCCTGATGGTAGCCAAGTAAAAGCGCCAAAAGCGTTGTGTGAATTGCAAGGCTATGTTTTTGATGCGTGGATGCGCATGGCAGAAATTTTTAATTATTTAGATGAAGGCGATCGCGCCGATCGTCTGCGTAATAAAGCCGCAAAACTCCGAGCCCAGTTTGAAGCAACTTTTTGGTGCGAAGACATTGGTTTTTATGCGTTTACACTCGATCCTGATAAAAAACCCGTGCGGACAATTGCGTCAAATCCAGGACATTGCTTGTGGAGTGGAATTGTTTCGCGCGAACGTGCGGCGCAGGTTGTGCAGAAATTACTTGCACCAGATATGTATAGTGGCTGGGGTATTCGGACTTTATCGGCGAATAATCCTGCATTTAACCCTTTCTCTTACCATCGGGGGAGTATCTGGCCGCATGACAATGGCATTATTGCCTTAGGGTTCAAGCGCTACGGTTTCACAGAAGAAACCGCGCGGCTAGCACGCGACCTTTTCGAGGCAACAAGCTATTTTGCTAGCTACCGCTTACCAGAACTTTATTCTGGGGTTGAGCGATCGCCTGGTGCTTTTCCAGTGCCTTACATAGAAGCAAATGTCCCACAAGCTTGGGCAGCGGGTTCAATATTTCACCTGTTGCAAGCAATTTTAGGTTTGCAAGCGGATGCACCGCACAAGTGTCTTTATGTCGATCCGTGTTTACCGCATTGGATACCAGAAATTACCCTCAGCCGTTTAGAAGTTGGCGACGCTTGTATTCAGTTACGCTTCTGGCTGGAAGACAAAGTAACGCGCTGGGATGCAACTTTGCAAAAGGGTGAAATTGAGGTTAAACAGCAGGCTTGGCAACCTTGGAAAGTTGAAGCAAGTTAA
- a CDS encoding AI-2E family transporter, which yields MSESPIKPLWNRLNNSTLVRYLLLIALGWVIAQILAYFEHVIVTFIFAAVFAFLLSYPVRWVERFLPHTVAVVIVFLLSIFLLLAIVFTIGLAILSQGEQLLNQAPELLNSVLPVVEQIEQLLQRFNFQVDFNAIEEQIRNQALAGLGFGFAALQAIVTNIVDLVIIAVIALFMLLDGKRLWYFLLQVFPQRFRDKLTHAVQHNFLGFFWGRFLLSLFFGVSVYVVLLLLQAPFALLLAAIAGVFDLIPGIGATIGVGLVSIILLPQGVWLSLQVLIGCVLLQQVEENVLMPKIMQGSLNVNPVVMFFALLVGARIAGLVGVFLSVPIAGVLISLFELNQLKAEHKDENSVNG from the coding sequence ATGAGCGAATCACCAATTAAACCTTTATGGAATCGACTAAACAATTCGACCTTAGTTCGCTATCTACTCCTGATTGCACTTGGCTGGGTGATCGCGCAAATACTAGCTTACTTTGAACACGTCATTGTCACATTTATTTTTGCGGCAGTTTTTGCCTTTCTTCTGAGTTACCCTGTCCGCTGGGTAGAGCGTTTTTTACCTCACACTGTAGCAGTTGTTATTGTCTTTCTCTTGAGTATTTTTCTTTTACTCGCTATAGTTTTTACAATTGGTTTAGCGATTTTATCGCAAGGCGAACAACTCCTCAATCAAGCTCCAGAATTATTAAATAGTGTTCTACCTGTCGTGGAGCAAATCGAACAACTACTTCAGCGATTTAACTTTCAAGTAGATTTTAATGCGATTGAAGAACAAATTCGCAATCAAGCTTTGGCAGGGCTAGGATTTGGCTTTGCTGCCCTACAAGCCATTGTGACTAATATTGTCGATTTGGTTATCATCGCAGTCATTGCATTATTTATGTTACTCGATGGCAAAAGACTTTGGTATTTTCTTTTGCAAGTCTTTCCACAACGATTTCGCGACAAGTTAACTCATGCGGTTCAACACAATTTTCTCGGTTTCTTTTGGGGAAGGTTTTTGTTATCGCTCTTTTTTGGCGTATCGGTTTATGTTGTTTTGCTGCTATTACAAGCACCATTTGCTTTACTTCTAGCAGCGATCGCGGGTGTTTTTGATCTCATTCCTGGAATTGGCGCTACTATCGGTGTCGGCTTGGTATCAATTATCTTATTACCCCAAGGCGTTTGGCTAAGCCTGCAAGTTTTAATTGGCTGCGTTCTCCTCCAACAAGTTGAAGAAAACGTGCTGATGCCAAAAATCATGCAAGGTTCGCTGAATGTTAACCCAGTCGTGATGTTTTTTGCCTTGCTAGTAGGTGCAAGAATCGCCGGTTTAGTTGGTGTTTTTCTCTCGGTTCCGATCGCCGGCGTGTTGATTAGTTTGTTTGAATTGAATCAACTTAAAGCTGAACACAAAGACGAAAATTCAGTAAATGGGTAA
- a CDS encoding N-acetylmuramoyl-L-alanine amidase: MRRSVWIRVVISIILVCFFTISLAARNTDSREEVTTATPVKTWNQPIYPQAIATPLETVNIAQTGYQPKYKVIPVHPTNYGLRLTTDINGVSVSNQPIIVLHETVSSAASTINFFQTPHYEESKQASYHALIELDGTVVYLVPPEFRAFGAGNSVFDGASGPEAVQTHPNFPPSVNNFAYHAALETPPSGRNNTRRHSGYTEEQYRSLAWLIAQSSVPEDRITTHRAVDRSGTRIDPRSFNMNKFLQILREYKQQSSRNT, translated from the coding sequence ATGCGGCGTTCTGTTTGGATTCGAGTCGTCATCAGTATTATACTAGTTTGCTTTTTTACAATTAGTTTAGCTGCGAGAAATACAGACTCGCGCGAAGAAGTAACAACAGCCACACCTGTAAAAACATGGAATCAACCAATTTATCCACAAGCGATCGCCACTCCTCTTGAAACAGTAAATATCGCTCAAACCGGATATCAACCAAAGTATAAAGTTATTCCAGTCCACCCAACAAATTATGGTTTAAGGCTGACGACTGATATTAACGGTGTTTCCGTTTCTAACCAACCAATTATCGTCTTACACGAAACCGTAAGTTCGGCGGCGAGTACAATTAATTTTTTTCAAACACCGCACTATGAAGAAAGTAAGCAAGCAAGTTACCATGCATTAATTGAATTAGATGGAACCGTTGTTTATCTTGTTCCGCCTGAATTTCGGGCTTTTGGTGCAGGAAATTCTGTTTTTGATGGTGCGTCAGGTCCAGAAGCCGTACAAACGCATCCGAATTTTCCTCCTTCGGTGAACAACTTTGCGTATCATGCCGCCTTAGAAACACCACCAAGTGGTAGAAATAATACGCGAAGACATAGCGGTTACACAGAGGAACAATATCGTTCACTGGCGTGGTTAATTGCCCAAAGTAGTGTTCCAGAAGACCGAATTACAACGCATCGTGCTGTAGATCGTTCAGGAACAAGAATTGATCCGCGTAGTTTTAATATGAATAAATTTTTGCAAATCCTCCGTGAATATAAACAGCAAAGTTCCAGGAATACATAA
- a CDS encoding AI-2E family transporter, producing MNFGRWIGLIVLLISLYILWQIRQLLLLLLTAVVLATALNRLVLQLQRLNVKRGWAVLITLTSLLALLVGFFVLIVPAFVEQFQQLIALLPTGFARIQTWLTWLEQQILRWFPNLPANLPDVTSLIQQIQPLATQLLNQSVNFFSTSITALLQFLLVLVLTLMLLAQPQPYRQSIIRLFPSFYRRRVDEILTRCDVALGSWAVGALINSVFVALLSGLGLWIIGVPLALAHAMLAGLFNFIPNIGPTLSAVFPIAVALLDAPWKSVAVLILYVVIQNIESYWLAPLVMAHQVALLPAITLIAQLLFAGFFGALGLLMALPLTVIAKTWLEEVLFIDILDKWRHPHQIVREEVVYDSNTDYDTEISEEWKEV from the coding sequence GTGAATTTTGGTCGATGGATTGGCTTAATTGTTCTGCTGATTTCTTTATATATCCTTTGGCAGATTCGGCAGTTGCTTTTACTCTTACTTACGGCGGTTGTCTTAGCGACAGCTTTAAACCGTTTAGTTTTACAACTGCAAAGATTGAACGTCAAACGCGGTTGGGCGGTTTTAATTACTTTAACAAGTTTACTGGCGCTGCTTGTTGGTTTCTTTGTGCTCATCGTACCTGCATTTGTCGAGCAATTTCAACAACTCATCGCTTTATTACCAACAGGATTTGCGAGAATTCAAACTTGGCTTACTTGGTTAGAGCAGCAGATCCTGAGATGGTTTCCAAATTTACCAGCAAATTTACCGGATGTTACGAGCTTAATTCAACAAATTCAGCCGCTCGCAACGCAGTTATTAAATCAATCAGTTAACTTTTTCTCAACTTCGATTACAGCACTTTTACAATTTCTCTTGGTACTCGTGTTAACACTGATGTTGTTAGCACAACCACAACCGTATCGTCAATCCATTATCCGCTTGTTTCCTTCATTTTATCGCCGTCGAGTTGATGAGATTTTGACGCGGTGTGATGTGGCTTTAGGAAGTTGGGCAGTTGGCGCATTGATTAACTCAGTATTTGTTGCACTTTTAAGTGGACTAGGGTTGTGGATTATTGGAGTACCTTTAGCTTTAGCTCATGCAATGCTTGCAGGTTTATTCAACTTCATTCCAAATATTGGACCGACGTTAAGTGCCGTATTTCCAATCGCAGTCGCTTTGCTCGATGCTCCTTGGAAGTCAGTTGCAGTTCTCATATTGTATGTCGTGATTCAAAACATTGAAAGTTACTGGCTCGCTCCGCTAGTTATGGCACATCAAGTAGCCTTACTTCCAGCAATTACATTAATAGCACAATTATTGTTTGCGGGCTTTTTCGGTGCATTAGGCTTACTTATGGCATTACCTTTAACCGTGATCGCCAAAACCTGGCTAGAGGAAGTTCTCTTTATTGACATTTTAGATAAATGGCGGCATCCTCATCAAATTGTCCGAGAGGAAGTTGTTTACGATTCCAATACCGACTACGATACAGAAATTAGTGAGGAATGGAAGGAAGTTTAA
- a CDS encoding YihY/virulence factor BrkB family protein: MRYLQNLWQLLKKTISEWQFNQVSLLASSLAYYTVFSLVPLMILVIMMVGAIYGEAAAKQQLVDQIQGVVGTESAEVIATAIANMRQDATGGPFQLVFNLGFFAFGASGVFAQIQNALDKIWEVKPVPGKHITHFLRKRLVSFAMVLVIAFLLLVSFVANTVLASVVNVLNELTPGRGYWWQILSFVFSFCMITCLFAAIYTVLPDAKVRWRDALIGSIFTTILFMLGQYFFGLFLSQTNFASAYGVAGSFLIIITWIYYAAHILFLGAEFTKVYAKEHGAPIVPEEYAIPISEDLPQEPQKRKSSSGLLTNLRRKYMRAWHSLIGRRW, from the coding sequence ATGAGATATCTACAAAATCTGTGGCAGCTACTCAAAAAGACAATTTCAGAGTGGCAATTTAATCAAGTATCATTACTCGCTTCGTCGTTGGCATATTACACAGTCTTTTCGCTCGTACCGCTAATGATTCTTGTGATTATGATGGTAGGAGCAATTTATGGCGAAGCAGCCGCAAAACAGCAACTTGTCGATCAAATTCAAGGCGTTGTAGGAACCGAAAGCGCGGAGGTAATTGCTACGGCGATCGCCAATATGCGACAAGATGCTACCGGAGGACCATTTCAACTCGTTTTTAACTTAGGCTTTTTTGCGTTTGGCGCTTCTGGAGTTTTTGCCCAAATTCAAAATGCACTCGATAAAATCTGGGAAGTTAAACCAGTACCAGGAAAGCATATTACGCACTTTTTACGTAAGCGATTAGTATCGTTTGCGATGGTGTTAGTTATTGCCTTTTTACTGCTTGTTTCTTTTGTCGCTAATACAGTGCTAGCATCAGTCGTTAATGTTTTAAACGAATTAACACCAGGACGTGGCTACTGGTGGCAAATTCTCAGCTTTGTCTTCTCTTTTTGTATGATTACATGCTTATTTGCCGCCATATACACCGTACTACCTGATGCTAAAGTACGGTGGAGAGATGCATTAATAGGCTCTATCTTCACCACTATATTATTTATGTTAGGTCAATACTTTTTTGGTTTGTTTCTCAGTCAAACAAACTTTGCTTCAGCTTATGGTGTTGCTGGTTCGTTTTTAATTATTATCACTTGGATTTATTACGCTGCTCATATTTTATTTTTGGGTGCCGAATTTACTAAAGTCTATGCAAAAGAACACGGTGCTCCCATCGTACCAGAAGAATATGCAATTCCAATTTCTGAAGATTTGCCCCAAGAACCCCAAAAGCGCAAATCATCATCAGGCTTACTAACGAATTTACGCCGGAAGTATATGCGTGCATGGCATAGTTTAATTGGCAGAAGATGGTGA
- a CDS encoding TIGR03885 family FMN-dependent LLM class oxidoreductase: MAKFGYHCSHEQFKPSTLLQYAQAAYNAGFQRISCSDHFYPWSDRQGESGYAWSWLGAAMQAVPLTFGVVCAPGQRYHPAIIAQAAATLAEMFPERFWVALGSGQALNEKITGDRWPAKAERNARLQECAEIMRALWQGKTVTHYGHVRVEEAKLYTRPQVPPKIIGAAITPQTAEWLAGWADGMITISHPHEKLKEVVEAFRRGGGEGKPMYLKVQLSYAADAATALEGAYDQWRTNIFPSPVLADLRSPQQFDAIADFVKPEDMYQYVRISPDLQQHIEWLQKDIELGFEVLTLHNVNREQEAFIEVFGEKVLPAL; this comes from the coding sequence ATGGCTAAGTTTGGCTACCATTGCTCGCACGAACAATTTAAACCGAGTACCCTGCTGCAATACGCTCAAGCTGCTTACAATGCAGGATTTCAACGAATATCGTGTTCGGATCATTTTTACCCTTGGAGCGATCGCCAGGGGGAAAGTGGTTACGCCTGGTCTTGGTTAGGCGCAGCCATGCAAGCTGTTCCCTTGACTTTTGGCGTTGTTTGTGCGCCAGGACAGCGGTATCATCCAGCAATTATCGCCCAAGCCGCAGCCACCTTAGCCGAAATGTTTCCCGAACGCTTTTGGGTAGCTTTGGGTAGCGGTCAAGCTTTAAACGAAAAAATTACAGGCGATCGCTGGCCAGCAAAAGCCGAACGCAACGCCCGTCTTCAAGAGTGTGCTGAGATTATGCGCGCTTTATGGCAAGGGAAAACCGTCACGCATTACGGTCATGTCCGCGTAGAAGAAGCAAAACTTTATACTCGTCCACAAGTTCCTCCCAAAATCATTGGGGCAGCCATTACACCCCAAACCGCTGAGTGGTTAGCCGGATGGGCAGACGGGATGATTACAATCTCGCATCCCCATGAAAAGTTAAAAGAAGTCGTCGAAGCATTTCGGCGCGGAGGCGGTGAAGGTAAACCGATGTATCTTAAAGTACAGCTTTCTTATGCAGCAGATGCAGCAACCGCGCTAGAGGGTGCTTACGACCAGTGGCGGACAAATATTTTTCCTAGCCCAGTGTTAGCCGATTTGCGCAGTCCGCAGCAATTTGATGCGATCGCCGATTTTGTTAAACCAGAAGATATGTATCAATACGTCCGCATTTCACCCGATCTGCAACAACACATCGAATGGTTGCAAAAAGATATCGAACTTGGCTTTGAAGTCCTCACACTCCACAACGTCAACCGTGAACAAGAAGCATTTATTGAAGTCTTTGGCGAAAAAGTTTTACCAGCACTTTAG
- a CDS encoding bacteriorhodopsin produces MDLQAIFHWLYILGMAIGAIYFISLSTNPRGIPKYEYLVAAFIPIWSGLAYLSMVLPHGELEQGKIAVAGQITHYARYIDWVVTTPLLLLALAWTGMHRLPKKDWTLPAALMMTQVIVIVCGLVADLSVIPWVRYLWYINGVVAFLVVMWGIWGPLRTKTRSQGSDLSNFYDRLTTYFTVLWICYPVVWILGPSGLGVFNQTIDTFLFCLIPFFSKVGFSFLDLHGLRNISSGATESGTDRTVGNIMQFFLGTPKRRRLSMQRRSFY; encoded by the coding sequence ATGGATTTACAAGCTATATTTCATTGGCTCTATATTTTGGGAATGGCTATTGGCGCAATCTACTTTATTTCGTTGAGTACAAATCCGCGTGGTATACCAAAGTATGAATATTTGGTGGCGGCGTTTATTCCCATTTGGTCAGGACTAGCTTATCTCTCGATGGTTTTACCACACGGAGAGTTAGAGCAAGGAAAAATCGCTGTTGCAGGTCAAATTACTCACTACGCACGCTATATAGACTGGGTTGTCACTACACCACTGCTGTTACTAGCCTTAGCGTGGACAGGCATGCATCGCCTCCCAAAAAAAGATTGGACGCTACCTGCTGCACTAATGATGACGCAAGTTATAGTTATTGTCTGCGGTTTAGTAGCTGACCTATCTGTTATTCCTTGGGTGCGATATCTCTGGTACATTAACGGTGTTGTCGCATTTTTAGTTGTCATGTGGGGAATTTGGGGACCTTTACGTACCAAAACCCGCAGTCAAGGGAGTGATCTATCAAACTTTTACGATCGCCTGACAACCTATTTCACCGTGTTGTGGATTTGCTACCCTGTCGTGTGGATTCTAGGACCTTCAGGACTTGGAGTCTTTAATCAAACAATTGATACTTTTTTATTTTGTTTGATTCCTTTTTTCTCCAAAGTGGGATTCAGCTTTTTAGATTTACATGGATTACGTAATATTAGTAGCGGTGCGACCGAAAGCGGTACTGATCGTACTGTTGGTAATATCATGCAGTTTTTTTTAGGAACACCCAAGCGCCGTCGATTGTCAATGCAAAGAAGAAGCTTCTACTAA
- a CDS encoding CAP domain-containing protein, giving the protein MNNRKLPGRLFLTTLIALILGGCEPARELILSIPGADQLLNQPLPSIPAQTPNIAEMEAAIRQQINEIRMENNLQPLENNERLAQVARQYSQRMAQENFFSHTGPDGDTPAQRVRDGGIVYLMVGENLFRSTNISDPVPAAVQGWMESPGHRENILRSVFAETGVGVWREGNQYYITQMFLRSLL; this is encoded by the coding sequence ATGAACAATCGAAAACTCCCAGGGAGATTATTTTTAACTACACTGATCGCACTCATTTTAGGAGGATGTGAACCTGCAAGAGAGCTTATCTTATCAATCCCTGGTGCGGATCAATTGCTAAATCAACCGTTACCCTCGATTCCTGCGCAAACTCCAAACATTGCCGAAATGGAAGCGGCGATTCGCCAACAAATTAATGAAATTCGCATGGAGAATAACTTACAACCGCTAGAAAACAACGAACGCTTGGCTCAAGTCGCACGCCAATATAGTCAAAGGATGGCGCAGGAAAACTTTTTTAGTCATACAGGACCTGATGGCGATACTCCGGCGCAACGAGTGCGTGACGGCGGAATTGTTTATTTAATGGTCGGTGAAAACTTATTTCGGAGTACTAATATTTCCGATCCTGTACCCGCCGCAGTTCAAGGATGGATGGAAAGTCCTGGACACCGTGAAAATATTTTACGCTCTGTCTTTGCCGAAACAGGTGTGGGCGTTTGGCGCGAGGGAAATCAGTACTACATCACGCAGATGTTTTTGCGATCGCTCCTCTAA